The window AGCCGGGATCATCGACGCCGAGCGGTTCCGCCCGACGATGGAGCTGGCCTGGCCCCGGATCGTCACCGGCTTCGCCATCATGTCCAAGCAGACGGCCGATCTGGCGATGGTCGGAATCGCGGTCGGGACGGCCGGAACGGCGGGGCTGGCGTTCGCGCTCGCGTACTGGGAGATCGTCACGCTGGTCGGCCTCGGCCTCGCGGGCGGCACCGTCTCGCTCGTCTCGCAGAACTACGGCGGCGAGGCGACCGACCGCGCGTCGCTCGTCGTCACCCAGAGCGTGGTGCTCGCGGTCGCGATCGCGCTCCCGCTGGTGGCGGGCTTTCTCGTCTTCGCGGAGGAGTTGATCGGGTTGTTCGACGCCACGCCGGACTCACTCGCACACGGTAGCACCTACCTCGTCTTCGTCGCGCCCGCGGTCTGTTTCGAACTGTGCAATCTGATCGCCAGTCGGACGTACACGGGCGTCGGCGACACGTACACGGAGATGGTCGTGCGGGCCGGTGGCGCAGCGTTGAACATCGTCCTCAGCGCCGCCTTCATCTTCGGCGCCGGGATGGGCGTCGCCGGCGCGGCGCTCGGCACGACGCTCTCGACCGGCTTCGTGACGGTCGTACTCGGCTGGGGGATGACCGGCCGCTCGTACGGCCGGCTCGGGATGGAGCCGAGCCCCGTCCCGATCACGCGGTCGGGCCCGTGGTTCGAGGCGTCGCTGGCGCGACAGTTGCTCGAGATCGCGACGCCGGAGATCGGCCGGCGGCTCGCGCAGGGGCTGATCGTCTTCCCGCTGCTGTGGGTCGCCGCGTCGTTCGGCCCGGTGATCGTCACCGCCGTCGAGGTCGGCCGGCGCGTCCGGAGCCTGATCAACAGCATCAACTGGGGGATGGGGCTGGCCGCGAGTTCGCTGGTCGGTCAGCACCTCGGCGCGGACGAGGCCGACGAGGCCGGCGCGTACGGCGCGGCGATCGTCCGGCTCTCGGTCGCGATCTACGCCGTCGCGGCGGCGCTCGTCATCGTCTTCGCGGATCCGATCGCGAGCCTGTTCGTCGGCGCCGACGAGGTCGCCCAGGCCGGCGCGTTCGTCGCCGTCGGTGCCGTCAGTTCCATCGGCTTCGGGATCGACGGCACCGCAACCGGGGCGCTGCTGGGCGCGGGCGACACCCGCAAGCCGTTCGTCGCCTCGCTGCTCGGCCGGTACGCGTTCGCGCTCCCGGCCGCGGCGCTCGGGCTGGTTACGCCGCTCGGCATCGGCGGCCTCTACCTCGCCTTGCTGCTCGAGACGTACGTGCCGGCCGGAATCAACTACTGGCTGTTCCGGCGGGGCGACTGGCGAGCGGTGAGCCGGCGGTACCGGCCGTCCTCGGAGGCCGGGTAACGGCGACTCAGGCGGTCCGCGGGGGAACGGACGCGCGCGTTCGGAACACGTTCTCCGGATCGTACTCGGTTTTGACGTCGACCAGCCGCTCGTAGTTGTCGCCGAACGTCGCCCGCGCGGGGTCGTCCTCCTCGTTCAGCCCCGGGAAGTTACCGTAGCGGCCGGCCGCGACCGACAGGGCCCCTACGTCGGCGATCGCGTCCCGCGCCCAGGCGACGTTCGCGTCGTCGTCGGCCGGGTCTTCCCAGTTGGCCTCGACGGTGAGCATGTACGGCTTGTCGCGGTGCCAGAACGCGGTTGCGTCCTGCG is drawn from Halopiger aswanensis and contains these coding sequences:
- a CDS encoding MATE family efflux transporter; translation: MTGGGRVVDLVARTLERAGIIDAERFRPTMELAWPRIVTGFAIMSKQTADLAMVGIAVGTAGTAGLAFALAYWEIVTLVGLGLAGGTVSLVSQNYGGEATDRASLVVTQSVVLAVAIALPLVAGFLVFAEELIGLFDATPDSLAHGSTYLVFVAPAVCFELCNLIASRTYTGVGDTYTEMVVRAGGAALNIVLSAAFIFGAGMGVAGAALGTTLSTGFVTVVLGWGMTGRSYGRLGMEPSPVPITRSGPWFEASLARQLLEIATPEIGRRLAQGLIVFPLLWVAASFGPVIVTAVEVGRRVRSLINSINWGMGLAASSLVGQHLGADEADEAGAYGAAIVRLSVAIYAVAAALVIVFADPIASLFVGADEVAQAGAFVAVGAVSSIGFGIDGTATGALLGAGDTRKPFVASLLGRYAFALPAAALGLVTPLGIGGLYLALLLETYVPAGINYWLFRRGDWRAVSRRYRPSSEAG